One Parachlamydia acanthamoebae DNA segment encodes these proteins:
- a CDS encoding gamma-glutamylcyclotransferase family protein, translating into MQLPPDLPHLYFAYGSNVSYDFLKERLKNGSWVDEWHKDGELEGQAPIDLGAYELNDYEFSYSLDTTPFGESGTAGNIAPKEGAKVYGAVYCLSDAQLAELDIGEDAPEAYARVAVKVQRCATQAFKNLQAPESLIVWAYVGNPKHVTQEENPDLEYVRRLVESAFERLFPSEYIDQYLDTYSYKLLERAG; encoded by the coding sequence GTGCAATTGCCTCCCGATTTGCCGCATCTTTATTTTGCTTATGGGTCTAACGTTAGTTATGACTTTCTTAAAGAGCGACTAAAAAATGGGAGCTGGGTAGATGAATGGCACAAAGATGGTGAATTGGAAGGGCAAGCCCCGATTGATCTAGGAGCATACGAGCTAAATGATTATGAATTTAGCTATTCTCTCGACACAACTCCATTTGGTGAAAGTGGAACGGCGGGTAATATTGCTCCAAAAGAAGGGGCTAAAGTTTACGGAGCAGTGTATTGCCTTTCTGATGCTCAATTAGCTGAGTTAGATATTGGTGAAGATGCTCCTGAAGCATATGCAAGAGTCGCAGTGAAAGTGCAAAGATGCGCAACGCAAGCTTTTAAAAATCTGCAAGCTCCTGAGTCGTTAATCGTATGGGCTTACGTCGGCAACCCTAAACATGTCACACAAGAAGAAAATCCCGATCTCGAATATGTACGGCGCCTTGTAGAATCTGCTTTTGAGCGGTTATTTCCTTCTGAATACATCGATCAATACCTCGACACGTATTCTTATAAACTCTTAGAACGAGCTGGGTAA
- a CDS encoding metal ABC transporter permease, which yields MTNSLLLSALLAGLAASIVSGIIGSYVVVKRIVFISGSISHSVLSGIGFCLWLQRSQGITWASPLMGALVAAVLSALIIGWIHLHYRQREDSVIAAIWAIGMAVGILFISQTPGFNVELTNFLIGNILWVSNTDLYILFGLDLVVLVAVLFFHTRFLVICFDEEQAQLQGLPVNFLYILLLILTAISIVLLIEVVGVILVLTMLTVPASIANLLTSRLSHMMSIAVLLSILFCLVGTGAAFHLDWPAGASIALVAGVTYMIALFLFPLTSRPLKLKVKSPALT from the coding sequence AATTCTTTGCTCTTATCTGCCCTACTTGCAGGTTTAGCAGCTTCTATTGTAAGCGGCATCATCGGCTCATATGTTGTTGTCAAACGAATTGTATTTATCAGTGGTAGTATCTCCCATTCTGTTTTAAGCGGAATTGGTTTTTGCCTTTGGTTGCAACGCTCACAAGGAATCACATGGGCATCCCCTTTGATGGGGGCTTTGGTTGCTGCAGTCCTTTCAGCCTTAATAATAGGCTGGATCCATTTACACTATCGGCAAAGAGAAGATTCCGTCATCGCCGCCATATGGGCGATTGGAATGGCCGTGGGGATTCTTTTTATTTCCCAAACGCCAGGATTTAATGTTGAATTAACGAACTTTTTGATTGGTAACATCCTTTGGGTTTCCAACACAGACCTTTATATTCTATTTGGATTAGACCTTGTCGTTTTAGTGGCTGTTCTTTTCTTTCACACCCGCTTTCTTGTGATTTGTTTTGACGAAGAACAGGCCCAGTTGCAAGGACTCCCTGTTAATTTTCTTTATATTCTTCTTCTGATTTTAACCGCGATTTCCATTGTTTTGCTCATCGAAGTTGTAGGCGTTATTTTAGTTTTAACCATGCTTACAGTCCCAGCCTCCATTGCCAATCTGCTCACTTCACGACTCTCCCATATGATGTCAATTGCCGTGCTATTAAGCATTCTATTTTGCCTCGTTGGGACAGGTGCAGCATTTCATCTTGACTGGCCAGCTGGCGCCTCGATCGCGTTAGTCGCGGGAGTCACTTACATGATTGCCCTATTTCTTTTCCCGCTTACTTCTCGCCCCTTAAAATTAAAAGTTAAAAGCCCTGCTTTAACCTAA